The stretch of DNA AGGGCCGTGTGCCGCACAAAGGAGGCATGCGCTGACATGCCTACAACAAAGCTTCAGATGCGGGCAGCGGCAGGGCCACCCCTCGTCCTTGGATATGAAGCTGTCGTTTGCGCATAAGCCCGTTGTCCACGCCGTGGAGCCTCCGGGAGCGCGGGCGCATGAGCACGCGGCCGGATTGATGCGGATGACGCATCGACAGATCCCGGTTTCGGTGCTGGACACCGCTCGAACACAGCTTGGAGACTCACGGGTGGTACGGCGATGCCCGCCACCCCGCCTCGCTCTCTGAACGACGCGGCCCGGCCACGCATCGGCGCTCACCCCGCCGTACCGCTCCTTCTCGGTTCCCCCGCACCAGGCGATCGGCTCCACGTCCGGCCCTCCCGGGCCGCCCGACATCTCACGGAGGACCCTTGAGAAAGATGACCAGGCGTACGGCCTTCGCCATGGCGGCGGGCACCGTCACCGGCTCGTTGGTGATCAACACGGCCACCGCGGCGGCCGATGCCCCGGCGCCGGGACGGCCGGTGGCGGCCGGAGCCAATCCCGCGCTGCGGACCGCCCTCATCACACAGGTGACGCCCAGGAACAACTGGCGGGTGACCGCCGTCGCCATCCGCTACGCGGCCCCCATCGACATGCGCGGCGGCGTCATCCCGCCCTCCGCCTTCCAGGTCACCGCCGACCTCGGCGGGCAGAGCGCGGCCCGAACGGTCACCCGGGTCTACCCGAACACCGCGGCCAGGGCGGACGACCTCCCCGACGCCGGACGGCCGGGCAGATACCTCGTCATCGAGCTCGACCCGGACGACGCCAACGCACGGGCCTCCGGCACCGACCCTCTTCCGCTCCATCGCGCCTACACCGTCAGGCAGGTGGCCGATGTGCGGACCCCCGGTGGTGACCTGGTGCTCGCGGCCGGTCCGTTGGCGATCCGGAACGACGACGTCATCACCCCGGTGGTCGACGACTTCACAGCGGGATCGTTCACCGACTCCACCGGATTCGAACTGGCCTTCCGGCTGTACCAGCCGGAAGGGTGCGTGCGGAGTCCGGGGGCGGCCGCGCGGTATCCGCTCGTCGTCACCCTGCACGGCGGTGGCGAGGTCGCCGACAACAACGTGACCCAGCTCACCGCCAATCGCGTCGCCGTCACCTTCGCCAAGCCGGAACGCCAGCGTCGGCACCCGGCGTTCGTGCTCGCCCCCCAGATCCCACTGCCGCGCCCCATGGACGGACCCGACGGTACGGACTGGACCGACCCCAAGGTCCGGACGGCGCTGGTCGAACTCATCGACGCCTTCACAACGCAGCGCCCCGTCGACGCGGATCGGCTCTATCTCGTCGGTCTGTCATCGGGTGCGCGAGGCATCTTCAACCTGCTCCCGCGGCGTCCCCACACCTTCGCCGCGGCCCTGGCCACCGCCGGCTGGGGCGACCCGTCCACCATGGACGGGATCACGCACATCCCGATGTGGACCGACCACTCCATTGACGACCCGGTGGTCCCCTACCGCGAAGGACGGTTCGGAAAGCCCGGCACCTGGACGCTGATGAACACACTGGAGAGCGCCGGTGCGCAGGTCACCCGCGGGGAGTGGGCCAACGACCTGCCGAAAGCGGAGTTCGAAGCCCGCTCCAGGGCCCTGCTGAACCGGGCCCGCCGGGCCGGCAGCCATGTGCTGTTCACGAGCTACACGCCCGGAACGACGCCGGTGAGCCCGCACTTCGCGTGGGCCCAGACATACGAGAACGACGTCGTCATCGACTGGCTCTTCGACCAGTCCCGTTAGGCGTACGGCCGCGCCTCGCTGCCACGCTGCCCTGGGCGGCCACGAAAGGCCAGGGCTTGGACCGGACGCGCCCGGCCCCACCGCGCTGGTGGGACCGGGCGCTCCGCTACTCGGATGAACGTGTGCGGCGTTACTTGCTCACCTTGACGGAGAACCAGTCCACGCTCATTCCCTCACCGGAGGTGGTGTCCGCCGCCGGTGAGGTGCAGCCGCAGACCTTGTTCGGATAAGAGCCGCCGACCGCGACGTTGAAGATGGCGAAGAACCCGTGGTCGACCGCCTTCTTCCAGGTCTCGGCTGACACCTGGTTCTGCTTCACCGTGAAGGTCTCCTTGCCGTCGCGGTAGAAGCGCAGCTGTTCGGCGGAGGTGTCGGTGCGATCCACGATCACGGAGTACGTGTGGTAGTCGGTCTGACAGCCGTCGCACGGCAGCAGATCGCTGGTGATCCCGTCCGGGTCGTGACACTCGCCCGCCCACTCACCGCAGTGGAAGGTGCTCGAGTGCTTGCTCAGCCCGTTGACGGCCTCCATGATGTCCAGCTCACCGATGCTCGGCCAGTTGGTGGCCCCGACCGGGCGCGCGTCGGCGCCCATGGCCCAGAAGGCGGGCCAAATTCCGAGGGCCTTCTCCGGGTTGGGCTGCTTGAGGGAGGCGCTGATCTCCAACTGCCCACCGGCGGGCGCCTCGAAGTCGGTGCGCTGGGTCTCCACACGGCCGGAGGTCCACTTACCCGAACCGTCACGGATCGGCTTGATCACCATATGCCCGTCACCGTCGTGGTAGACGTTGTCGGTCGAGTCCGTGACCGACTCGATCTCGCCGGTGCCCCAGTTCGCGGCGCCGCCCGGGTAGCCGGTGCCGATGTCGTACAGCCAGTCGTTCTTGTTCAGACCGGTGCCCGCCGCGCCGTCGAAGTCGTCCTGGAAGACGGTGGTCCACTCGGCCTTGGCCGCGGGCTCGCCCGCGGCGGCGGTGTTGGAGGACACCGTGAGAGCCAGCAGTCCGGTCACCGGAAGCGACAGGGCGGCCACGAAGGCCAGAACGCGTCGTCGGCGGCGGGGTTTGGCCTCCGCCGTCGTATCTGAGGAAGTGATCCTGAACATGTGGGGGGCTGCTTTCGTTCGAAGGAACAGCGGTGCCGCGATGTGCGAGCCCCCGTAGCCCGCTCCTGGCGTGGGGGTGATGGGAGATCGGGCTACGGGAACTCGGGCACAGTGGGCAGAGTGAGCGCCCATGGGGTCGAGAGAGCGCTCACACGGAACGACTGTCTTGGACCCCGCCCTTGTCGGTCAAGGGCCGTGCTGAATTCACTAGTTGAACGAAAGCCCGTGGCCTGACCGCACCGCCGCGGAAGTATCGATCGCCCCACTTCAGAGTTGGAGGCATGTCCGGGGTGCCGGTACTGGCGCTCACCAACTCTTGACGACGCGCGCGGTCACCCGTGACGAGGCCGCCGCCAGCGTCGGCATCTCCCGCAAGCTGGCCGCCTTCCACCTCGACAAGCTCGTCGACGCCGGGCTGCTGCGCGCCCGTTATGAAACGCCCGGCGGGATCCGGAAGGTCGGCAGACGGCCGAAGGTGTACGAACCCACCGACGCTCAGATCTCGGTCAGCATCCCCGAGCGGCGCCATGAACTCCTGGCGGACCTGCTCCTGGACGCCGTCCTCACCGAGGGGACCGAGGAAAACGCCGCGCAGGCGGCGGTGCGGGCCGCCGAGCGGCGCGGCCGGCGGATGGGCGAGGCCGCGCGGGACGAGACCCGCCCGGGCCGCCTGGGCCCCGAACGCGGGCTGACCGTCTGCGAGCGCCTGCTGGATGAGTACGGCTATGAGCCCGTCCGGCAAGTCCCCACCGAGCTTCGGCTGCGCAACTGCCCGTTCCACCCGCTCACCGCGAAGGCCCCCGACTTGGTGTGCGGCATGAACCACGCCTTCCTCGCCGGTTACGTCAACGGCCTCGAGGTCAACGGGGTCCGGGCCGTGCTGGCTCCCGAGCCCGGGGAGTGCTGTGTCCGGCTGGGACCGAGCGACACCGATCAATGATGGGCAGATGGCCCGGGATCGCTGATACGGGCCGCTCTCGGGCGGCCCACTGGCCCGTCGATGGACGGCGGGGCCAGCGGGCGGCGGCCGGTTTCACCGGCGGGGTGATCCCTCGGAGAGGCCAAGAAGCCGAGAGGCCAGGAAGCTGAGAGGTCGAGAGGCTCAGCGGCCTGGGAGCCTAGAACAGGCGGTTCAGGCGGAGCGACAGGTAGCAGCCGCCGGCGCGGCCGTCGGTGTCGTCGCCTATGGTCACGGAGTGGCCCTCATAGGCCGTGTCGTAGGTGTCCTTGGGGCGGTAGTTCTTGCACTGCCCCCCGGCGTCGGCGCCGCCGTCTCCGTAGAACTGCACATCGAGGCCGACGTCCGAACGACCGGAGAGGGCGAAGGTGAGGTTGCACCAGCCCGCTCGGCCGTCGGTGTCCACCCGGATGTTGTCGCCGAAGGTCTTGAACGGCTTGATCGGGATCGGGTGCGGGCCCCCGTTCTGGCACTGGCTGTCGTCGCTGCCGGGCTCCGGCTCCCAGGTGTAGGTGGCGGTCAGGCCCGCGAGGGAGTTCGACGGGTCGTAGATGCCGAAGGCCAGCTGGCAGCCGCCCGCGCGATTGTCGGTGTCCAGTCGGATGGCGGTGGACCAGTCGGGCGCGGTGACCCACCGCTCCGGCGGATTCGTCGGCCCGTCACACTGGCCGTCGCCGTCGGGGTAGAAACGAACGCCCAGCTCGGGCGAGGCGTTGGCCGAGGACGACGCGGCGCTGGCCGACGTGGCCGTCAGGCCGCTCACCATCAATAAGCCGACCGCCAGCGCGGATCCCATTCGGGTCGATCTTTTGCCCAGCTTCAGCTTTCTCACGTGTGTCTCCCAGGGTGTCTTCGCTTGATGCCGAAAAGGTGCCGAACCGTTCCACGAGCGCGCATGACCATCACTGAATTCCTGGCTGGTGCGTTGGAACAGGGCGGAGCAGGGAGGAGCGGAGAGGAACAGAGGGAAACCGAGGTGGATCAGACGGAGCAGACGGGAAGGCGAAAATGGACCCTCCCCGGACCGCGGCGCCGCTGGTGGCAGGTCACGGCGACAACGGCAGAATTATCCAGGCCACGTCAGGACGAGCGGCAAGCTGGATATCGGCCAGGTATGGCCGAATCAGAGGCGCCTTCAGGACGAAGGTGAATATGGGGTTTCCTGGTGGTGGAGCGATGGGCGCGCGCTATCAGATGGGGCTCTGTCCTGGGGAGGGGCCGGTCGACCCCGGGATATGGACCAAGGCCATTGGCCGACGAGTGGGGCGCGCGCCGCCCGACCGGAAGCGCTCATGGCCGAATACGGCGGGGAAGGGAGAGGGATTTCTGGACACCACCGGCGCTTGCGGGAAGCATGTCCACCTGGCATACGCCGGTGAAGGCCTCTCGCGTCCGAGGGCGGGTCCGAGGGCGGGCTGGGGGCGGGGCTCGGGTCGGGGGGAGACCATGCGCGTTCAGGTACTTGGGCCGTTACGGGCCTGGCACGGCGAGACCGGAATCGACCTCGGCACACCTCATCAGCGAGCCCTCCTCGGCCTGCTGGTCCTGGCAGGGGGACGGTCGCTGTCCCGGGCGGAACTGGCCGACGCCCTGTGGAGGGACCGGCCACCGCGCAGCGCCGTCAATCTCATCCAGACCTACGTCAAACGATTACGCCGCCTGCTGGAGCCCGCCCGTCCGGCCCGGACCCCCAGCGCGCTGCTGCCCAGGGTCGGGGACGGCTACGCGCTCCGCGTTCCCCAGGACGACGTCGACCTGTCCCGCTTTCGGCAGCTGGCGACGCGGGCCGAGGCCGCGCGGCGCGACGGCGACGATCGCGGCGCGGCAGCGCTGCTGGCTGAGGCGCTCCGGCTGTGGCAGTCCCCGCCGATGGCGGATCTGCCCCTCCTGGCCGCTCATCCCGCGGTGGTCGCGCTGGCCGAGGAGCGGCGGGCCGCGGTGGCGAAGTACGGTGACGCGATGATCGCCGCGGGGGACGCCGAGGAGGCCCTGCCCGTGCTGGCGGAGACCGCGGCCGCGCACCCGCTGGACGAGCGGGCACAGGCCCGTCTGATGCGGGCCCACGGTGCCGTCGGACAGCGGGACACGGCCTTCACGATCTATCTGGACAGCCGCCGCAGACTCGCCGACGAACTGGGCGTGGAGCCCGGCGCCGAATTGACCGCCGCCTACACCGCGTTGCTGGGGGAGACGGCCGGGAGACCGGGAGCCTGTGCAGCAGGCCCCACGGGAACCCCTTCCCGTGGGGCCGACGTCATTCCGGACGCCCCCGGGCCCGTCCCCGGGCCCGTCCCCGGGCCCGTCCCCAGGCCCGTCCCCGGGCACGAACCCGGGCCCGCGTCGGGATCCGCCCCCGGACCCCGGCCCGGGGACGATCAGCCGACGAGCCCGGACCGGCCCGCCCCACCCGCCCAACTCCCTGCGGATGTCTACGGCTTCACCGGCCGATCGGCCGAGCTGTCCGCGCTCGACCGGCCCTGGACCGGGGACGAGCGGCCCGACCTCCGGGCGCCCGGACTCGCGACCATCGCGCCCGGACCCGCGACCATGACGATCTCGGTGATCTCCGGAACCGCCGGCGTCGGGAAGACCGCGCTGGCCGTCCACTGGGCACATCAGGCACGCGACCGGTTTCCCGACGGGCAGCTGTACGTCAATCTGCGCGGCTACGACCCGGACCGGCCGCTGTCCTCCGGTGACGCCCTCACCCGCTTTCTGCGCGCCCTGGGGCTGAACGGTCGGCACATACCCCTCGACCCGGACGAGCGGGCGAGCCGCTACCGCACCGAGATGGCCGATCGCCGGATGCTCGTCGTGCTGGACAACGCCCTCTCGGTCGAACAGGTGCGCCCGCTGCTGCCGGGCACGCCCTCCTGCGCGGTGCTGGTGACCAGCAGGGACAGCCTGGCCGGTCTGGTGGCGCTGCACGGCGCCCAGCGGATCGAGCTCGGCCCGCTGGTCCCCGCCGAGGCGACCGCGCTGCTGCGCCTGCTCATCGGCGACCGGGCCCGGACGGACCACACCTCGTCCGCCGTGCTGGCCGAGCAGTGCGCACGGCTGCCGCTGGCGCTGCGGGTGGCGGCCGAACTGGCCGCCACCCGCCCGGGAGTGACCTTGTCCGAGCTGGTGGCGGAGCTGAGCGACCAGCAACGGCGGCTCGAACTGCTGGACGCGGGCGGGGACTCCCGGGCCACCGTGCGATCGGTGTTCTTCTGGTCCTACCGTCATCTGCCTCCCGCGGCCGCCCGGACGTTCCGGCTGCTCGCCCTGCATCCGGGGCCGGACTTCGGCGTCCACGCCACCGCCGCCCTCACCGGCGAGGACGTGGACCGGGCCGGCAGTCGGCTCGCCCTGCTGACCCGGGCCCATCTGGTGCGGTCCTCCGGGCCCGGGCGGTACGCCATGCACGACCTCCTGCGCGCCTACGCGGACCGCCTGTCGCTCACGTACGACGATCAGGAGGACCGCCAAGCGGCCGGCATCCGCCTGCTCGACCACTACCTGGCCGGTGCCACCGCGGCGATGGACACGCTCTACCCCGCCGAGCGGCACCACCGCCCCGGCACCGCGCCCACGGCGGCATCGGCCCCGCCCATGCGGGACCAGGCGGTGGCGCGGGCCTGGCTGTCCGCCGAGATCCCCGTCATGAGCTCGGTCTGCGCCAGGGCCGCGGAGGGGCACCGGGCCGACTACGCCGTGCGCCTGGCCGCCGTGCTCTTCCGCCACCTGGACGGCGGCCACCACATGGAGGCGCTGTCGTTCCACACCCACGCGCTGCGCGCGGCCGAGCACATCGGTGACCGCGCCGGCCGGGCCCACGCACTGACCAACCTCGGCGTCGTCCACTGGCGGCTCGGCGCATACCGATCGGCCGCCGTCCACCTGCGGCAGGCCCTGGTCCTCCATCGCGCGTCGGGCGACCGTGCGGGCCAGGCCCGTACGCTGTCCAATCTGGGCAATGTGCACTGGCGGTCGGGCGACCATCCGTCCGCCGCGCACTGTCACCAGCAGGCCCTGTCGCTGTACGAGGAACTGGCCGACCGGGTCGGCCAGGCCCGCACCCTGACCAACCTCGGCAATGTGTGCCAGCGCCAGGGCGAGTACGACCTGGCCGACGCCTATCAGCGCCGGGCACTGGAGCTGCACGGCGTGACGGGCGACCAGATCGGCCGGGCCCGTACGCTGACCAACCTCGGCACCGTGCGTCTCCGCCAGGGCCGTTACGAGGCGGCAGCCGACCACCACGGTCAGGCCCTCGAGCTCTTCCGCCGGTTCGGCCACCACGGGGGGCAGGGATATGCGATGACCGGTCTGGGGGATGTGTATCTGCGGCAGGGGCTGCCTCTCGTGGCCGCCGACCACCACCGCCAGGCCCTGCGCCTGTTCCGTACGAACGGCGAGCGCTACGGCGAGGCGTCCGCGCTCAACGGCCTGGGTGAGGCGCTGCGCGGGGCCGGGCGTCCTGGCGAAGCCGTCGTCTACCACGTCAGGGCCGAGGCGGTCGCGGCGAGCACCGGTGAGCGCGACGAGCAGGCGCGCGCCCAGCTCGGCGCCGCGCTGGCGCGCGGCGACAGCGGCGCCGCCGACGCGTCCCCCACCTTGCGTTAGCCCCGCGCCGGCCCCGTCCCGCCACCCGACCGCGCCTTCGGCTCAGACGAGAAGCTGACGTCCGGCCAGTTCCCGGTACAGCGGCGAGGCGTCGACGAGTTCGGCATGGGTACCGCGGGCGACGACCCGGCCCTCTTCGAGTACGACGATGAGGTCGGAGCGGACGATCGTGGACAGCCGGTGGGCCACGACCAGCACCGTGCGGTTGACGGAGACGGAGTCGATCGCCTCGGCCAGAGCGGCCTCGTTGCGGGCGTCCAGGCTGGCGGTGGGTTCGTCCAGCAGGAGCAGCGGTGGCGCGGCCAGCAGCACGCGGGCGATGGCCAGCCGCTGGCGTTCACCACCGGAGAGCAGCACCCCGCCGTCCCCGACCTGGGCGTCCAGCCCCTGGGGAGTGCGGTGGACGAGACCGCACAGGTTCACGGCGTCGAGCACGCGCAGCAGGGCGGCGTCGTCGGCGCCGGGAGCGCCCAGCAGCAGGTTGTCCCGCAGGCTGCCCGCCAGCGCGGGCGCGTCCTGCTCGACATAGCCGAGCTGGCCGCGCAGGACGGCGAGCGGCAGTTCACGGGCGTCGACCCCGTGGAGGCGGACGGCGCCCGCCGTGGGCTCGTAGAACCGCTCGGCGAGGGCGAGCAGGGTGCTCTTGCCCGCGCCGGACGGCCCGACGAGCGCGACCCGGAAGCCCCGCGGGATGTCCAGACTGACGCCGCGCAGCACGGGTGTGCCGTCGGGATAGTCGAAGTCCACGTTCTCGAAGGCGAGGGCCGGCCGGTGTGCCGGGCCGACGGGGACAGGACGGCGGACGGCCGCGGGGCCGGCCTGGGGTTCGGTGGGCAGGGCCCGTACCTCCTCGATCCGGGCGAGCGCCCCGAGCCCGGCCTGGAAGGTGGTGTACGCCTGAAGTGCCTGGGCCATGGGCTGAACGAACAGCAGGAGATAGAGGACGAACGCGACGAGGTCCACCACGTCCACCGCGCCCGACGCCACGCGGGCGCTGCCGTAGCCCAGCACGGACAGCAGGGCCGCCTGCATCGCGACATTGGCCAGGGGGACGGCCAGCGACTCCAGGCGGGCCACGCGGAGCCCGGCCTCGTAGGCGGCCGCAGCGCTCCGCCCGATCTGCGCGGCCTCACGCTCCTCCGCGCGGGCGGCACGGAT from Streptomyces asiaticus encodes:
- a CDS encoding transcriptional regulator, with the protein product MTTRAVTRDEAAASVGISRKLAAFHLDKLVDAGLLRARYETPGGIRKVGRRPKVYEPTDAQISVSIPERRHELLADLLLDAVLTEGTEENAAQAAVRAAERRGRRMGEAARDETRPGRLGPERGLTVCERLLDEYGYEPVRQVPTELRLRNCPFHPLTAKAPDLVCGMNHAFLAGYVNGLEVNGVRAVLAPEPGECCVRLGPSDTDQ
- a CDS encoding glycoside hydrolase family 16 protein, encoding MFRITSSDTTAEAKPRRRRRVLAFVAALSLPVTGLLALTVSSNTAAAGEPAAKAEWTTVFQDDFDGAAGTGLNKNDWLYDIGTGYPGGAANWGTGEIESVTDSTDNVYHDGDGHMVIKPIRDGSGKWTSGRVETQRTDFEAPAGGQLEISASLKQPNPEKALGIWPAFWAMGADARPVGATNWPSIGELDIMEAVNGLSKHSSTFHCGEWAGECHDPDGITSDLLPCDGCQTDYHTYSVIVDRTDTSAEQLRFYRDGKETFTVKQNQVSAETWKKAVDHGFFAIFNVAVGGSYPNKVCGCTSPAADTTSGEGMSVDWFSVKVSK
- a CDS encoding PHB depolymerase family esterase, whose product is MTRRTAFAMAAGTVTGSLVINTATAAADAPAPGRPVAAGANPALRTALITQVTPRNNWRVTAVAIRYAAPIDMRGGVIPPSAFQVTADLGGQSAARTVTRVYPNTAARADDLPDAGRPGRYLVIELDPDDANARASGTDPLPLHRAYTVRQVADVRTPGGDLVLAAGPLAIRNDDVITPVVDDFTAGSFTDSTGFELAFRLYQPEGCVRSPGAAARYPLVVTLHGGGEVADNNVTQLTANRVAVTFAKPERQRRHPAFVLAPQIPLPRPMDGPDGTDWTDPKVRTALVELIDAFTTQRPVDADRLYLVGLSSGARGIFNLLPRRPHTFAAALATAGWGDPSTMDGITHIPMWTDHSIDDPVVPYREGRFGKPGTWTLMNTLESAGAQVTRGEWANDLPKAEFEARSRALLNRARRAGSHVLFTSYTPGTTPVSPHFAWAQTYENDVVIDWLFDQSR
- a CDS encoding ABC transporter ATP-binding protein, which gives rise to MSGAPGASGRRPSRLWPYLAPHRGALLAVMGLSLVSSAAALAQPLLVQRTLGAASGGSGLGTALALLVGVVVAAAALEGVQRYLLQRTAEGVVLMARRTLVETLLRLPVGEFDRRRTGDLISRVGADTTLLRSVVTGGLVDLGSGVVVALGAVVLMASIDPPLLVVTLLSVGAGVVAVATVSRRIRHLSGRAQQAVGAMTASVERALTAVRTIRAARAEEREAAQIGRSAAAAYEAGLRVARLESLAVPLANVAMQAALLSVLGYGSARVASGAVDVVDLVAFVLYLLLFVQPMAQALQAYTTFQAGLGALARIEEVRALPTEPQAGPAAVRRPVPVGPAHRPALAFENVDFDYPDGTPVLRGVSLDIPRGFRVALVGPSGAGKSTLLALAERFYEPTAGAVRLHGVDARELPLAVLRGQLGYVEQDAPALAGSLRDNLLLGAPGADDAALLRVLDAVNLCGLVHRTPQGLDAQVGDGGVLLSGGERQRLAIARVLLAAPPLLLLDEPTASLDARNEAALAEAIDSVSVNRTVLVVAHRLSTIVRSDLIVVLEEGRVVARGTHAELVDASPLYRELAGRQLLV
- a CDS encoding AfsR/SARP family transcriptional regulator; translation: MRVQVLGPLRAWHGETGIDLGTPHQRALLGLLVLAGGRSLSRAELADALWRDRPPRSAVNLIQTYVKRLRRLLEPARPARTPSALLPRVGDGYALRVPQDDVDLSRFRQLATRAEAARRDGDDRGAAALLAEALRLWQSPPMADLPLLAAHPAVVALAEERRAAVAKYGDAMIAAGDAEEALPVLAETAAAHPLDERAQARLMRAHGAVGQRDTAFTIYLDSRRRLADELGVEPGAELTAAYTALLGETAGRPGACAAGPTGTPSRGADVIPDAPGPVPGPVPGPVPRPVPGHEPGPASGSAPGPRPGDDQPTSPDRPAPPAQLPADVYGFTGRSAELSALDRPWTGDERPDLRAPGLATIAPGPATMTISVISGTAGVGKTALAVHWAHQARDRFPDGQLYVNLRGYDPDRPLSSGDALTRFLRALGLNGRHIPLDPDERASRYRTEMADRRMLVVLDNALSVEQVRPLLPGTPSCAVLVTSRDSLAGLVALHGAQRIELGPLVPAEATALLRLLIGDRARTDHTSSAVLAEQCARLPLALRVAAELAATRPGVTLSELVAELSDQQRRLELLDAGGDSRATVRSVFFWSYRHLPPAAARTFRLLALHPGPDFGVHATAALTGEDVDRAGSRLALLTRAHLVRSSGPGRYAMHDLLRAYADRLSLTYDDQEDRQAAGIRLLDHYLAGATAAMDTLYPAERHHRPGTAPTAASAPPMRDQAVARAWLSAEIPVMSSVCARAAEGHRADYAVRLAAVLFRHLDGGHHMEALSFHTHALRAAEHIGDRAGRAHALTNLGVVHWRLGAYRSAAVHLRQALVLHRASGDRAGQARTLSNLGNVHWRSGDHPSAAHCHQQALSLYEELADRVGQARTLTNLGNVCQRQGEYDLADAYQRRALELHGVTGDQIGRARTLTNLGTVRLRQGRYEAAADHHGQALELFRRFGHHGGQGYAMTGLGDVYLRQGLPLVAADHHRQALRLFRTNGERYGEASALNGLGEALRGAGRPGEAVVYHVRAEAVAASTGERDEQARAQLGAALARGDSGAADASPTLR